A single region of the Lysinibacillus sp. B2A1 genome encodes:
- a CDS encoding RNA polymerase yields the protein MQNILVQRAKKGDVEAFAQLFSQFEIDLYKMAYVYVGNEVDALDVVQEVAYRSFKYIHSLQSSMHIKTWLIRIAINCATDLLKKRGQFLPYEIEELEKGEEPHEELPQKWVMQDIITRLSKEEKDVILLRFYNDYTLPQVSQALQLKLGTTKTILYRALKKLKQALEQEGQE from the coding sequence GTGCAGAATATACTTGTGCAACGAGCGAAAAAAGGTGATGTAGAAGCGTTCGCACAGCTATTTTCACAGTTCGAAATAGATTTATATAAAATGGCCTATGTATACGTGGGCAATGAGGTAGATGCACTGGATGTTGTGCAGGAGGTAGCTTACCGTAGTTTCAAATACATACATTCTTTGCAGAGTTCCATGCATATAAAAACTTGGCTGATAAGGATTGCTATTAATTGTGCAACAGATTTGCTAAAAAAACGGGGGCAATTTCTGCCATATGAAATAGAGGAGCTAGAGAAAGGTGAAGAGCCCCATGAGGAGCTTCCTCAAAAATGGGTGATGCAGGATATCATAACAAGGCTTTCAAAAGAAGAAAAAGATGTGATATTACTGCGATTTTACAATGATTATACATTGCCTCAAGTATCGCAGGCCCTGCAGCTAAAATTAGGAACTACAAAAACGATCTTGTATCGTGCATTAAAGAAACTAAAACAAGCGCTGGAACAGGAGGGACAAGAATGA
- a CDS encoding sulfurtransferase translates to MGKVFKSVEEIQFDGVRFVDARFDLQDNEAGKKAFDEGHAPGAIYLHLEQDLSDMESDNGRHPMPNKEKLSAVFQGIGLSYDDQIVVYDQGAAPFATRAWWMLTYAGFPNVVIANGGAPALEDKITFTKDIIKYPPTTIEFEWQEERYAPREAVKAIVDGEVKATLLDARAAARYRGEVEPLDKVAGHIPTAKNFDWEQLKSEGQLQANDALRSKVSPDEHVVVYCGSGVTASPLYAVLADEGYENIQLYVGSYSDWITQYEVEKGTNE, encoded by the coding sequence ATGGGAAAAGTATTCAAATCAGTAGAGGAAATTCAATTTGACGGTGTTCGTTTTGTAGATGCCCGCTTTGATTTACAGGACAATGAAGCAGGTAAAAAAGCATTTGATGAGGGGCATGCACCAGGTGCTATTTATCTTCACCTAGAGCAGGATTTATCGGATATGGAGTCGGACAATGGTCGTCATCCAATGCCAAACAAAGAAAAGCTATCAGCAGTTTTTCAAGGAATAGGATTAAGCTATGATGATCAGATTGTTGTTTATGATCAAGGAGCTGCACCGTTTGCAACAAGAGCATGGTGGATGCTAACATATGCTGGTTTTCCAAATGTAGTCATTGCCAATGGTGGTGCACCAGCCCTTGAGGATAAGATAACCTTTACTAAGGATATTATTAAATACCCACCAACTACTATTGAGTTTGAATGGCAGGAAGAGCGCTATGCACCACGTGAAGCAGTAAAAGCGATTGTAGATGGAGAGGTAAAGGCGACATTACTTGATGCTCGTGCAGCAGCTCGTTATCGTGGTGAGGTGGAGCCATTAGATAAAGTAGCGGGACATATACCAACTGCCAAAAACTTTGACTGGGAGCAATTGAAATCAGAAGGTCAATTGCAGGCTAATGACGCCCTACGAAGTAAGGTATCACCTGACGAGCATGTTGTGGTCTATTGTGGAAGTGGCGTGACGGCATCGCCTTTATATGCTGTACTAGCAGATGAAGGCTACGAAAATATTCAATTATATGTTGGTAGCTACAGTGATTGGATTACACAATATGAGGTAGAGAAGGGTACAAATGAATAA